CAGGTAGCTGCGGTAACCTGGGACGACTCTCTCTGTGATAGTCTTCCGCAGCTCGTCTCTGAGCTGAGGATTCGGTACCTTCCAGAACCTCTGGGCCTGGTAGGTTTTGTGAAAGGCCGACTCGAATTTAGCACGTGAAGCGGTCCTCTTCCAATTCTGGAGCGGTGCAAGCATGCAGAACAACATCTGCAGCCGACCTGAGCCATGCACGAAAGCCGTTTTGGGCATGTGGGACTGCACATGTCCCCAAGAAACATCGAGGTATCTATTCATGTACTTTAGGCATTCAGGCGCAGGTCTCCACTCGTGCTTAGACCATGGCTCGACCAACAGCGACCATGCCTCAACCATCATTGCCACTAAGTAGGAATTGTTGAGCAGGAAGAGGTACCTCAGGCTTTGGTCCGAGCATAGCTCTGACTTCCTCAGGAGCAGCTCCTTGAGATGGAGGACGGAGTCGTCTATTAGGCCACGGAGGTACTGGGTGTCGTGGTACCGCGCCTTGTCCTGCATGGACTTGATGCAGTTCACCATCAACCAAGTGTTCCTGTGGACGTCACCTCTTCCTCTCGGAATCTCGGCGGCCCATGATTCGTCCTCCTCCACGAATGCCCTCACCTCCATTACCGTGCTATATACGGCCTTGTTCAGCCTCTTCACTTCTCGGGGCAACGAGCCGCCTACGTCCATGAATATTTTCTTGCTCAAGCCCTTGAATTTGGCCTGGGCTTCTCGTGATGAT
This DNA window, taken from Triticum urartu cultivar G1812 unplaced genomic scaffold, Tu2.1 TuUngrouped_contig_7449, whole genome shotgun sequence, encodes the following:
- the LOC125531544 gene encoding exocyst complex component EXO70A1-like, yielding MVSTVHSITISYVASQKKRKQLSSREAQAKFKGLSKKIFMDVGGSLPREVKRLNKAVYSTVMEVRAFVEEDESWAAEIPRGRGDVHRNTWLMVNCIKSMQDKARYHDTQYLRGLIDDSVLHLKELLLRKSELCSDQSLRYLFLLNNSYLVAMMVEAWSLLVEPWSKHEWRPAPECLKYMNRYLDVSWGHVQSHMPKTAFVHGSGRLQMLFCMLAPLQNWKRTASRAKFESAFHKTYQAQRFWKVPNPQLRDELRKTITERVVPGYRSYLRKHPELERGGSSSPDVLEEMLGELFEG